From Streptomyces sp. NBC_00370, a single genomic window includes:
- a CDS encoding LysR family transcriptional regulator — MRIEQLEYIEAVTRLGSLRRAAEALHLSQPALSETVRNLERELGVDILDRRRSGAKISAEGRELLPHITGVLDAVEGLRRAADEQHHTSRMIRLGTVHAATVPLLVPTIRAFRAAHPETQVEVVSAQQGALHSALLEGGLDLGLVNYLEGDDTPPGFHTTELLRGRPVACVRSDSPLAAKERISVDDLLSQPLVVMRSGYLMHRYVHRLLHGRSPSFSYSTDGAEMGKLMVAEGLGTTVLPDFSVRGDPLERAGMITFRPLEVADTAVLLVIQRALAGSVPAASRALHTMFVDLAAAHKAEVAAGGQGPAAG; from the coding sequence ATGCGGATAGAACAGCTCGAATACATCGAGGCCGTGACCCGTCTCGGGTCCCTGCGCCGGGCGGCCGAGGCCTTGCATCTCTCGCAGCCCGCGCTGAGCGAGACCGTCCGCAACCTGGAGCGCGAACTGGGCGTGGACATCCTGGACCGCAGGCGCTCTGGCGCCAAGATCAGCGCCGAGGGCCGGGAGCTGCTGCCGCACATCACCGGTGTGCTCGACGCGGTCGAAGGGCTGCGCAGAGCCGCCGACGAGCAGCACCACACCAGCCGGATGATCCGGCTCGGCACGGTCCACGCCGCCACCGTGCCGCTGCTCGTCCCCACCATCCGCGCCTTCCGTGCCGCGCACCCCGAGACGCAGGTCGAGGTGGTCAGCGCCCAGCAGGGCGCCCTGCACAGCGCGTTGCTGGAGGGCGGCCTTGATCTCGGCCTCGTCAACTACCTGGAGGGCGACGACACTCCACCCGGCTTCCACACCACGGAGCTGCTGCGCGGCCGGCCGGTGGCCTGTGTGCGCTCCGACAGTCCGCTCGCCGCGAAGGAGCGGATCTCGGTGGACGATCTGCTCAGCCAGCCGCTCGTCGTGATGCGCTCGGGCTACCTCATGCACCGCTACGTCCACCGGCTCCTGCACGGGCGCAGCCCCAGCTTCTCGTACTCGACGGACGGCGCCGAGATGGGCAAGCTGATGGTCGCCGAGGGGCTGGGCACCACGGTGCTGCCCGACTTCAGTGTGCGCGGAGACCCGCTGGAGCGGGCCGGGATGATCACCTTCCGGCCGCTGGAAGTCGCCGACACCGCTGTGCTGTTGGTGATCCAGCGGGCTCTCGCCGGTTCGGTGCCCGCCGCTTCCCGCGCGCTGCACACGATGTTCGTGGACCTCGCCGCCGCCCACAAGGCGGAGGTCGCGGCGGGCGGGCAAGGACCGGCGGCCGGCTGA
- a CDS encoding putative leader peptide, giving the protein MRDLWELTCRRHVDLVRVSSALCRRAR; this is encoded by the coding sequence ATGCGGGATCTGTGGGAGCTGACCTGCCGCCGTCACGTGGACCTTGTGCGTGTTTCCAGCGCCCTGTGTCGTCGGGCGCGATAG
- the ssuE gene encoding NADPH-dependent FMN reductase, translated as MATILSVSGSPSAHSRTARLLRHLDAGLASKGHHVVPFDVRTLPPEALLGADFAHPEIVRAKELFAQADAVMIGTPVYKAAYSGLLKSLLDLLPQYALAGKTVLPLATGGTTAHVLAIDYALRPVLSSMGAQHIVQGRFVLDRHITILEGGGVSLDAEAEKGLHQVVEQFEWALRPGAAYEVPAAA; from the coding sequence ATGGCCACCATTCTGTCCGTCTCCGGCAGTCCGTCAGCCCACTCCCGCACCGCCCGCCTGCTCAGGCACCTCGACGCGGGACTCGCGTCCAAGGGCCATCACGTCGTCCCGTTCGACGTCCGCACACTGCCCCCCGAGGCACTGCTCGGCGCCGACTTCGCGCACCCCGAGATCGTCCGCGCGAAGGAGCTGTTCGCGCAGGCCGATGCCGTGATGATCGGCACACCCGTCTACAAGGCGGCCTACTCGGGGCTTCTCAAGTCCCTCCTCGACCTGCTGCCGCAGTACGCGCTGGCCGGCAAGACCGTGCTGCCGCTGGCCACCGGCGGCACCACCGCCCATGTCCTCGCCATCGACTACGCGCTGCGGCCCGTGCTGTCCTCCATGGGCGCGCAGCACATCGTGCAGGGCCGGTTCGTCCTCGACCGGCACATCACGATCCTCGAAGGCGGCGGGGTGTCGCTCGACGCGGAGGCGGAGAAGGGGCTCCACCAGGTGGTGGAGCAGTTCGAGTGGGCGCTGCGGCCGGGCGCCGCGTACGAGGTGCCGGCCGCCGCCTGA
- a CDS encoding SfnB family sulfur acquisition oxidoreductase, with protein MTASTLPDDAAQASAHVIADDAEALAVAAELADAFRAGAARRDAERILPREELARLSASGLLGITVPRAYGGADVSARTLAEVFRLLATSDASLSQIPQNHFVYVNVLRRQGGAEQRKFFFAEVLAGRRFGNAQSEAGTKHVQDIRTRLVPADDGSYLLTGEKHYSTGALFADWIPVLARAEEDALHVAYVARDAPGVTVVDDWNGMGQRTTASGTVRLEDVTVAADRVVPHHLTFQGPQLHGAVAQLLHAAIDVGIAGGALAEAAEFVRTKSRPWFESGFDTAVEDPLLIQRFGELALQVRASEALLVAAATAVDAASADLTDDTAAEASIAVSAVKVHAAATAVDTSSALFEVSGTRSALDSLNLHRHWRDARTHTLHDPARWKIQHIGRYVLNGTLPPRHGLI; from the coding sequence GTGACCGCATCCACACTCCCCGACGACGCGGCGCAGGCGAGCGCCCATGTGATCGCCGACGACGCCGAAGCGCTCGCCGTGGCGGCCGAGTTGGCCGACGCGTTCCGGGCCGGTGCGGCGCGGCGGGACGCGGAGCGGATCCTGCCGCGCGAGGAGCTGGCGCGGCTCTCGGCGAGCGGGCTGCTCGGGATCACGGTGCCCCGCGCGTACGGCGGCGCCGATGTCTCGGCCCGCACGCTCGCCGAGGTCTTCCGGCTGCTGGCGACAAGCGACGCCAGCCTGTCGCAGATCCCGCAGAACCACTTCGTCTACGTCAATGTGCTGCGCCGGCAAGGCGGCGCCGAGCAGCGGAAGTTCTTCTTCGCCGAGGTGCTCGCCGGGCGCAGGTTCGGCAACGCGCAGTCGGAGGCGGGCACCAAGCACGTCCAGGACATCAGGACACGGCTGGTCCCGGCGGATGACGGCTCGTACCTGCTGACCGGCGAGAAGCACTACTCGACGGGTGCGCTGTTCGCCGACTGGATCCCGGTCCTGGCGCGGGCCGAGGAGGACGCGCTGCATGTCGCGTACGTGGCACGCGACGCGCCCGGTGTCACGGTCGTCGACGACTGGAACGGCATGGGCCAGCGGACCACGGCGAGCGGAACCGTGCGCCTCGAAGACGTCACGGTCGCGGCGGACCGGGTCGTACCCCACCATCTGACCTTCCAGGGCCCGCAACTGCACGGCGCGGTGGCGCAGTTGCTGCATGCGGCGATCGACGTGGGTATCGCCGGCGGCGCCCTGGCCGAGGCGGCCGAGTTCGTCCGCACGAAGAGCAGGCCGTGGTTCGAGAGCGGCTTCGACACCGCCGTCGAGGACCCGCTGCTGATCCAGCGCTTCGGTGAACTGGCGCTCCAGGTACGGGCCTCGGAGGCGCTGCTGGTCGCGGCGGCGACCGCTGTGGACGCTGCGTCGGCCGATCTGACCGACGACACGGCGGCCGAGGCGTCGATCGCGGTGTCGGCGGTCAAGGTGCACGCGGCCGCCACCGCCGTGGACACGAGCAGTGCGCTGTTCGAGGTGTCGGGCACCCGCTCGGCGCTGGACAGCCTCAATCTCCACCGGCACTGGCGCGACGCGCGCACCCACACCCTGCACGACCCGGCGCGCTGGAAGATCCAGCACATCGGCCGTTACGTGCTCAACGGGACGCTGCCGCCCCGCCACGGCCTGATCTGA
- a CDS encoding LLM class flavin-dependent oxidoreductase has product MSLTFHWFLPTYGDSRHIVGGGHGLPAGAAGGQRPASLGYLSQIGRAAEQLGFVGALTPTGAWCEDAWLTTAMLARETERLKFLVAFRPGFVAPTLAAQMAATFQRHAPGRLLLNVVTGGESHEQRAYGDFLDKEGRYARTGEFLHIVRELWQGRSVSFTGEHLQVENAQLARVPDPVPPVYFGGSSPAAGQVAARHSDVYLTWGEPPAQVAEKVAWIRALAAEQGRTVRFGIRLHVIARDTAEQAWAEARRLLDGFSDEAVKAVQTGLARSESEGQRRMLALHGGDRDGLEVSPNLWAGVGLVRGGAGTALVGSHAEIAERITEYHDLGIDEFIMSGHPHVEEAYWFGEGVLPLLAKSGLWTHPNSPAGARQDGAVPFAGVSGKG; this is encoded by the coding sequence GTGAGCCTCACCTTCCATTGGTTCCTGCCCACATACGGAGACAGCCGCCACATCGTCGGCGGCGGACACGGTCTGCCCGCCGGCGCCGCCGGCGGTCAGCGCCCCGCCAGTCTCGGCTATCTCAGCCAGATCGGCCGTGCGGCTGAGCAGTTGGGGTTCGTGGGGGCTCTGACACCGACGGGCGCCTGGTGCGAGGACGCGTGGCTGACCACGGCGATGCTGGCGCGGGAGACCGAACGGCTGAAGTTCCTGGTCGCCTTCCGCCCCGGCTTCGTCGCACCGACGCTCGCGGCCCAGATGGCGGCCACGTTCCAACGACACGCGCCGGGGCGGCTGTTGCTCAATGTCGTCACGGGTGGCGAGAGCCATGAGCAGCGCGCGTACGGCGACTTCCTCGACAAGGAGGGCCGCTACGCGCGTACCGGCGAATTCCTGCACATCGTCAGGGAGTTGTGGCAGGGCAGGTCCGTCTCGTTCACCGGCGAACACCTTCAGGTGGAGAACGCGCAGCTGGCCCGCGTCCCCGATCCGGTGCCGCCCGTCTACTTCGGCGGTTCCTCACCGGCGGCGGGGCAGGTCGCCGCACGCCACAGCGATGTCTATCTGACCTGGGGAGAGCCCCCGGCGCAGGTCGCGGAGAAGGTCGCCTGGATCCGCGCCCTGGCGGCCGAGCAGGGCCGTACCGTACGTTTCGGCATCCGGCTGCATGTGATCGCGCGCGACACGGCGGAACAGGCGTGGGCCGAGGCCCGGCGGTTGCTCGACGGTTTCTCGGACGAGGCGGTGAAGGCGGTCCAGACCGGCCTGGCCCGCAGCGAGTCGGAGGGCCAGCGCCGCATGCTCGCCCTGCACGGCGGGGACAGGGACGGCCTGGAGGTGTCACCCAACCTGTGGGCGGGCGTCGGCCTGGTACGCGGCGGCGCGGGTACGGCGCTGGTGGGCAGCCACGCCGAGATCGCGGAACGTATCACCGAGTACCACGACCTGGGCATCGACGAGTTCATCATGTCGGGCCACCCGCATGTCGAGGAGGCGTACTGGTTCGGCGAGGGCGTCCTGCCGCTGCTCGCCAAGTCCGGTCTGTGGACGCACCCGAACAGCCCGGCCGGCGCGCGGCAGGACGGCGCTGTCCCGTTCGCGGGCGTGAGCGGCAAGGGCTGA
- a CDS encoding class I SAM-dependent methyltransferase, producing the protein MTDGQNTAPDSTAVRTALWRAMHVQVDAPPYVLEDEVGLRLAGPDDDWRSRPDMDPRATSGFRAAMVARARFVEDLVVERSGHGVGQYVVLGAGLDTFAQRRPEIAARLRIFEVDRPGPQAWKRHRLTELGYGVPDGLRLVPVDFEASEDWLERLTGAGFDPGSPAVVVSTGVTMYLTKDATAATLRQIAGLAAGSTLAMTFLLPTDLVQDADRGGLETSQKGARASGTPFVSFYTPQEMLALARDAGFSDVEHVSGASLAERYFSGRADGLRPSSGEDLLLATT; encoded by the coding sequence ATGACGGACGGACAGAACACCGCCCCGGACAGCACGGCCGTACGGACCGCGCTGTGGCGGGCGATGCACGTCCAGGTCGACGCTCCGCCGTACGTGCTGGAGGACGAGGTAGGGCTGCGGCTGGCGGGCCCCGACGACGACTGGCGCAGCCGCCCCGACATGGACCCGCGGGCCACCAGCGGTTTCCGGGCGGCCATGGTCGCCCGCGCCCGCTTCGTCGAGGACCTGGTCGTGGAGCGGTCCGGGCACGGCGTCGGTCAGTACGTCGTCCTGGGGGCCGGTCTCGACACCTTCGCCCAGCGCAGGCCGGAGATCGCCGCCCGCCTGCGGATCTTCGAGGTCGACCGGCCGGGCCCGCAGGCGTGGAAGCGCCACCGGCTGACCGAACTCGGCTACGGCGTCCCCGACGGGCTGCGGCTGGTGCCGGTCGACTTCGAGGCGAGCGAGGACTGGCTGGAGCGGCTGACCGGGGCGGGCTTCGATCCGGGGAGTCCGGCGGTCGTCGTCTCCACCGGCGTCACCATGTACCTCACCAAGGACGCCACGGCGGCCACCCTGCGGCAGATCGCCGGGCTCGCGGCGGGCTCGACGCTCGCCATGACCTTCCTGCTGCCGACCGACCTGGTGCAGGACGCCGACCGCGGCGGCCTTGAGACGAGTCAGAAGGGCGCGCGGGCGTCCGGCACACCGTTCGTCAGCTTCTACACCCCGCAGGAGATGCTGGCGCTGGCCCGGGACGCCGGGTTCTCCGACGTCGAGCACGTGTCGGGGGCCTCGCTCGCCGAGCGCTACTTCAGCGGTCGCGCCGACGGCCTTCGCCCGTCGAGCGGCGAAGACCTGCTGCTGGCGACCACCTGA
- a CDS encoding PP2C family protein-serine/threonine phosphatase has translation MLKVIGTTSFDDLPDTVSEHAKAVGITEVRIYVGDVERRGLHLIAGALTAPSVDRVIGIQDTEGGRAYQYGEIRPVHTPPAAGAAYWVPMFNGKERIGLMFVAATRDSAEVRENATALATLVALSVSTKRGHSDTYARLNRTQPMLVSAEAQWQLIPPRTYTDSRVAVCATLEPSYRVSGDAYDYATAGPRVYLSIFDAMGHDTAAGQTAALAVAASRSARRRGAGIAETADVIERELAGQFDDVRYATAVLAFLDTRTGLLTWANFGHHPPLLVRGSDAVVLRCKPAYPLGTGLGDLETTLCHQQLEPGDRVVLYTDGITEARRPHGQEFGLDRFISVLTRYPADGLSVSETVRRFSHAFLDYHHGELHDDATVLLCEWLGAGPPLGA, from the coding sequence TTGCTGAAGGTCATCGGGACCACGTCGTTCGACGACCTGCCGGACACGGTGAGCGAGCACGCCAAGGCCGTCGGCATCACCGAGGTGCGGATCTACGTCGGTGACGTCGAGCGCCGCGGGCTCCATCTGATCGCCGGGGCGCTGACCGCGCCGTCCGTCGACCGGGTGATCGGCATCCAGGACACCGAGGGCGGCCGGGCCTACCAGTACGGCGAGATCCGCCCCGTGCACACACCGCCGGCCGCCGGGGCCGCGTACTGGGTGCCGATGTTCAACGGCAAGGAACGCATCGGTCTGATGTTCGTCGCCGCCACGCGCGACTCCGCCGAGGTACGCGAGAACGCCACCGCGCTGGCGACCCTCGTGGCGCTGTCCGTCTCCACCAAGCGCGGCCACAGCGACACCTACGCCCGGCTGAACCGCACCCAGCCGATGCTGGTGTCGGCGGAAGCGCAGTGGCAGCTGATCCCGCCGCGCACGTACACCGACTCGCGGGTCGCCGTGTGCGCGACCCTGGAGCCGTCGTACCGGGTCAGCGGCGACGCGTACGACTACGCGACGGCCGGCCCGCGAGTCTATTTGTCGATCTTCGACGCGATGGGGCACGACACCGCGGCCGGCCAGACGGCGGCCCTCGCCGTCGCCGCTTCCCGCAGCGCCCGCCGCCGGGGCGCCGGGATCGCCGAGACGGCCGACGTCATCGAGCGAGAGCTGGCCGGGCAGTTCGACGACGTCCGGTACGCCACCGCTGTGCTCGCCTTCCTGGACACCCGCACGGGGCTGCTGACCTGGGCGAACTTCGGGCACCACCCGCCGCTCCTGGTGCGCGGGAGCGACGCGGTCGTCCTGCGGTGCAAACCGGCGTATCCGCTCGGCACCGGGCTCGGCGATCTGGAGACGACGCTCTGCCACCAGCAGCTCGAACCCGGGGACCGCGTGGTGCTCTACACCGACGGCATCACGGAGGCGCGGCGCCCGCACGGCCAGGAGTTCGGCCTCGACCGGTTCATCTCCGTACTCACCCGGTACCCGGCCGACGGGCTGAGCGTCTCGGAGACCGTACGCCGCTTTTCGCACGCCTTCCTCGACTACCATCACGGCGAACTGCACGACGACGCGACCGTGCTCCTGTGCGAGTGGCTGGGGGCCGGTCCTCCGCTCGGCGCCTGA
- a CDS encoding isocitrate lyase/PEP mutase family protein produces the protein MTFRDLHHHDPPLVLPNAWDLPSALAFVAAGFRAVGTTSFGVAQSHGRPDGERSTKDANLALARELAGIADAGRAVYVTMDIEDGYADLPRDVADYTARLDVAGINIEDSTAERLIAPELHADKVRAVKDRSPELFVNARVDTYWLGQDATVEATLRRASAYVEAGADGIFVPGASEPAVLRELTDAIPVPVNVLVVPGLTVERLGELGVRRVSTGSLPYRAAVQAAVRTALSVRDGHPDLPEATPYAELQARLTDHQHSA, from the coding sequence ATGACCTTCCGCGACCTTCACCACCACGACCCCCCTCTTGTCCTGCCCAACGCCTGGGACCTGCCGTCCGCCCTGGCCTTCGTCGCCGCCGGTTTCCGGGCGGTGGGCACCACCAGCTTCGGGGTGGCCCAGAGCCACGGACGCCCCGACGGCGAGCGCTCCACCAAGGACGCGAATCTCGCCCTGGCCCGCGAACTGGCCGGTATCGCCGACGCCGGCCGCGCCGTGTACGTCACGATGGACATCGAGGACGGCTACGCGGATCTGCCGCGTGACGTCGCCGACTACACCGCCCGGCTCGACGTGGCGGGGATCAACATCGAGGACAGCACGGCCGAGCGGCTGATCGCGCCGGAGCTGCACGCCGACAAGGTCCGCGCCGTCAAGGACCGTTCGCCCGAGCTGTTCGTCAACGCGCGAGTGGACACGTACTGGCTCGGCCAGGACGCCACCGTCGAGGCCACCCTGCGCCGCGCGAGCGCGTACGTCGAAGCCGGCGCCGACGGGATCTTCGTACCCGGCGCGAGCGAGCCGGCCGTCCTGCGGGAGCTGACGGACGCCATCCCCGTTCCGGTGAATGTCCTGGTCGTCCCGGGACTCACCGTCGAGCGGCTGGGGGAGCTGGGCGTACGGCGCGTCAGCACCGGCTCCCTGCCCTACCGTGCGGCGGTCCAGGCCGCCGTCCGTACGGCGCTCTCGGTCCGTGACGGCCACCCCGACCTGCCCGAGGCGACGCCGTACGCCGAGCTGCAGGCCCGTCTGACCGACCATCAGCACAGCGCATGA
- a CDS encoding DUF899 domain-containing protein: MTTPANLPEVVSREEWLAARKELLAKEKDVTRARDRLNAERRRLPMVRVDKPYAFEGPDGRVGLLDLFEGRQQLVMHRFMWMFDIDADGTEHPRDTGCSSCSSAADGIGRLRQLHVRNTRLVAVTRAPYPTLAAFRERMGWTFPWYSSAGSDFNYDFHATVDDRVAPVRVFHRTEAELAAAGMPWSEEMRGDWPGISTFLRVGDEVFHTYSTFGRGIEEFHNGYHYLDLTALGRQEAWEEPEGRAVPLGLQVGGPAMRLPDEYDA; this comes from the coding sequence ATGACGACGCCGGCGAATCTGCCCGAGGTCGTGTCGCGCGAGGAATGGCTCGCTGCCCGCAAGGAACTGCTGGCCAAGGAGAAGGACGTCACCCGGGCACGCGACCGGCTCAACGCCGAACGGCGCCGGCTGCCCATGGTGCGCGTCGACAAGCCGTACGCCTTCGAAGGCCCGGACGGGCGGGTCGGCCTGCTGGATCTGTTCGAGGGCCGGCAGCAGCTGGTCATGCACCGCTTCATGTGGATGTTCGACATCGACGCCGACGGCACCGAACACCCCCGCGACACCGGCTGCTCAAGCTGCTCGTCGGCGGCCGACGGGATCGGCAGGCTGCGGCAACTCCACGTCCGCAACACCAGGTTGGTGGCGGTGACCCGCGCGCCGTACCCGACGCTCGCGGCGTTCCGCGAGCGAATGGGGTGGACGTTTCCGTGGTACTCCTCGGCCGGCAGCGACTTCAACTACGACTTCCACGCGACGGTCGACGACCGCGTGGCGCCGGTGCGGGTCTTCCACCGCACGGAGGCCGAACTCGCCGCAGCGGGCATGCCGTGGTCGGAGGAGATGCGCGGCGACTGGCCGGGCATCAGCACGTTCCTGCGCGTCGGGGACGAGGTCTTCCACACGTACTCGACGTTCGGCCGGGGCATCGAGGAGTTCCACAACGGCTACCACTACCTCGACCTCACCGCACTGGGCCGCCAGGAGGCCTGGGAGGAACCGGAAGGACGCGCGGTCCCCCTGGGCCTCCAGGTCGGCGGCCCGGCGATGCGCCTGCCGGACGAGTACGACGCCTGA
- a CDS encoding nuclear transport factor 2 family protein yields the protein MTLSAEDRFVVTDLISMHGHLVDSGELDRLGELFTEDVVYDLTDFDVVLTRLDSGEVHALSKGIGVRADGTTGSVTYEDVAVRTDEGWRIRFRKVLARRAPLGRT from the coding sequence ATGACACTTTCAGCTGAGGATCGCTTCGTCGTCACCGACCTGATCTCGATGCACGGTCACCTCGTCGACAGCGGAGAGCTGGACAGACTCGGCGAGTTGTTCACCGAGGACGTCGTCTACGACCTCACCGACTTCGATGTCGTTCTCACCCGGCTGGACTCCGGTGAAGTGCACGCCCTCTCCAAGGGAATTGGTGTGCGGGCGGACGGCACGACCGGAAGCGTGACCTACGAGGACGTCGCCGTGCGCACCGACGAGGGCTGGCGCATCCGCTTCCGCAAGGTGCTCGCGCGACGCGCCCCGCTGGGGCGCACATGA
- a CDS encoding outer membrane protein assembly factor BamB family protein — translation MRRDVWRRGRRLATAALLACVVGCAGTSGDPGQGDRSHGPGSRARGWVVGIGAAEASGDCRTTDRLIVCPVAPAGAVAHSASTGAVAWRAGTDRPAGRNSGLAVDGDRAVSAGGRTLRAVDLATGRAAWTKTYPAGRTVGPPAAAGGVVYAATYGATVAEPQTLFAYRASDGTPLWHRASTETSPVALGSRVYAVEPVGRTVSRVVARDGQTGKVVATSDVSHPCPDLISAPGYLVCASSGDAAGDTFPPVVRIDPATLAFRRTLLRPVDKPSGGVISPDGVLVLRTVNAEDPVGGDWTAVDIRTGRTLWRTTGTSDDVVLAGSRAVWISGGRLVSVDPRGGPRATGTAAPRRSPAYREAADGRSPHLTGYGTHLVVQAKVKPALRSVPAP, via the coding sequence ATGAGACGGGACGTGTGGCGGCGCGGGCGCCGACTGGCGACGGCCGCTCTGCTCGCGTGCGTCGTCGGGTGCGCGGGAACGTCGGGGGATCCGGGCCAGGGCGACCGGAGTCACGGCCCCGGGAGCCGAGCGCGGGGCTGGGTCGTCGGCATCGGCGCGGCCGAGGCGTCCGGCGACTGCCGCACCACCGACCGGTTGATCGTGTGCCCGGTGGCCCCGGCCGGCGCCGTCGCCCATTCCGCTTCGACCGGCGCTGTGGCCTGGCGCGCCGGCACGGACCGACCGGCGGGCAGGAACTCCGGGTTGGCGGTCGACGGCGACCGCGCCGTGTCGGCGGGCGGGCGCACGCTCCGGGCCGTCGACCTGGCCACCGGCCGGGCCGCGTGGACGAAGACGTACCCCGCCGGCCGTACGGTGGGCCCGCCGGCCGCCGCGGGCGGTGTCGTCTACGCCGCCACGTACGGTGCGACCGTCGCCGAGCCCCAGACGCTGTTCGCGTATCGCGCCTCGGACGGGACTCCGCTCTGGCACCGCGCCAGCACCGAGACCTCGCCCGTCGCCCTGGGCAGCCGGGTGTACGCCGTCGAGCCCGTCGGCCGGACCGTCTCGCGGGTCGTCGCCCGGGACGGACAGACCGGGAAGGTCGTCGCCACGTCCGACGTCTCCCACCCCTGTCCTGACCTGATCAGCGCCCCCGGGTACCTGGTCTGCGCGTCCAGCGGGGACGCGGCCGGTGACACGTTCCCGCCGGTCGTACGGATCGACCCCGCCACCCTCGCGTTCCGCAGGACGCTCCTTCGGCCGGTGGACAAGCCGAGCGGCGGGGTGATCTCGCCGGACGGGGTGCTGGTGCTGCGCACGGTCAACGCCGAGGATCCGGTGGGTGGCGACTGGACCGCCGTCGACATCAGGACCGGCAGGACGCTGTGGCGGACCACAGGAACGAGTGACGACGTCGTACTCGCCGGATCCAGGGCGGTATGGATCTCGGGCGGACGCCTGGTCTCCGTCGACCCGCGCGGTGGCCCCCGGGCCACCGGTACGGCCGCGCCGCGCCGCTCACCCGCGTACCGGGAGGCGGCCGACGGCCGTTCCCCGCACCTGACCGGGTACGGCACACACCTCGTCGTCCAGGCGAAGGTAAAACCGGCGCTCCGGTCCGTGCCGGCGCCCTAG
- a CDS encoding DUF4232 domain-containing protein — protein MRINRRIAAALAATALLGAAGAGAAQAAPAAAAGGSAPSACRPANHLAKIAKAPNSAGHHHYRVTLTAPRGYDACRLAGSPTDVRFSHHGVTTRGTAGHYGNQRTAVTFGPGHPVHFDIQVPNRGRATSADEVAFTLQAPGGQIPGTSFADGNLKVAAGTLVGSVQRGA, from the coding sequence ATGCGTATCAACCGGAGGATCGCCGCGGCTCTCGCCGCCACGGCACTGCTGGGCGCCGCGGGTGCGGGAGCCGCCCAGGCCGCACCGGCCGCGGCCGCCGGCGGTTCCGCCCCCTCCGCATGCCGTCCGGCCAACCATCTCGCGAAGATCGCCAAGGCGCCGAACAGTGCGGGCCACCACCACTACCGGGTCACGCTGACCGCGCCACGCGGGTACGACGCGTGCAGGCTGGCCGGTTCGCCCACGGACGTGCGGTTCTCGCACCACGGCGTGACGACCCGGGGTACCGCGGGTCATTACGGCAATCAGCGGACCGCGGTGACCTTCGGCCCGGGGCATCCGGTGCACTTCGACATTCAGGTGCCGAACAGGGGCCGTGCGACCTCGGCGGACGAGGTCGCCTTCACATTGCAGGCTCCGGGCGGGCAGATCCCCGGCACGTCCTTCGCTGACGGCAACCTCAAGGTGGCCGCCGGGACCCTCGTCGGGTCGGTCCAGCGCGGCGCCTGA
- a CDS encoding PPOX class F420-dependent oxidoreductase: MDLPDELVALLRRPSTCYLATLMADGSPQLTQTWVDTDGRNVVINSVEGHVKTRNVRRDPRVAVTVSDPENPSRFYQVRGEVVEVTNDGAAEHIETLAQKYLGGPYPWFGGRDQVRVKFVIAPRSVSGIA, encoded by the coding sequence GTGGACCTTCCAGACGAACTTGTCGCGCTGCTGCGCCGTCCGAGCACCTGCTATCTCGCCACGCTGATGGCGGACGGCTCGCCCCAGCTCACCCAGACCTGGGTGGACACGGACGGCCGGAATGTCGTCATCAACAGCGTGGAGGGCCACGTCAAGACGCGCAATGTGCGGCGTGACCCGCGCGTCGCCGTGACCGTCTCGGACCCGGAGAACCCGTCCCGCTTCTACCAGGTGCGCGGCGAGGTCGTGGAGGTCACGAACGACGGCGCCGCCGAGCACATCGAGACCCTGGCCCAGAAGTATCTGGGCGGCCCGTACCCGTGGTTCGGCGGACGGGACCAGGTCCGGGTGAAGTTCGTCATCGCCCCGCGGTCCGTGAGCGGCATCGCCTGA